The stretch of DNA GAGGCAGTGATGCCGAGCGGATCCCTTAAAGCCGGTCTCAGTTCGGATTGAAGTCTGCAACTCGACTTCATGAAGCTGGAATCGCTAGTAATCGCAGATCAGCCAAGCTGCGGTGAATACGTTCCCGGGCCTTGTACACACCGCCCGTCACACCACCCGAGTTGGGTGCACCCGAAGCCGGCGGCCTAACCAGTAATGGAAGGAGCTGTCGAAGGTGTGTCTGGTGAGGGGGGTGAAGTCGTAACAAGGTAGCCGTACCGGAAGGTGCGGCTGGATCACCTCCTTTCTAAGGAGATCTGCAACAACAGGCAGACCTCGAAACTTCAGGAATCGCTTCTCTTTATGCACTGTGTCTTTTGTGTGGGCCGATAGCTCAGTTGGTTAGAGCACGCGGCTGATAACCGCGAGGTCGGAGGTTCGAATCCTCCTCGGCCCACCAATCTCTGGTTTGGGGATGTAGCTCAGTGGGAGAGCGCCTGCCTTGCACGCAGGAAGTCGTCGGTTCGAATCCGATCATCTCCACCAAATGCTTTTTGAAAGGGCAAGTAAATCCCCATGTAACTTGACAACTTTATAGAGGAAGAAGAACTGAAGCGAGGAAAAGGTAATAAGGGCACACGGTGGATGCCTTGGCGCCATCAGCCGAAGAAGGACGCAGCAAGCTGCGAAAAGCTCNNNNNNNNNNNNNNNNNNNNNNNNNNNNNNNNNNNNNNNNNNNNNNNNNNNNNNNNNNNNNNNNNNNNNNNNNNNNNNNNNNNNNNNNNNNNNNNNNNNNAATCCCCATGTAACTTGACAACTTTATAGAGGAAGAAGAACTGAAGCGAGGAAAAGGTAATAAGGGCACACGGTGGATGCCTTGGCGCCATCAGCCGAAGAAGGACGCAGCAAGCTGCGAAAAGCTCCGGGGAGAAGCAAGCATTCAGAGATCCGGAGATATCCGAATGGGGCAACCCGGCTGGAGCAGTCCAGTCACCCGCGAAGCGGGAGGAACCGGGTGAAGTGAAACATCTCAGTAACCCGAGGAGAAGAAATCGAAGAGATTCCCTGAGTAGTGGTGAGCGAAAGGGGAAGAGCCTAAACCGTATCCGTGTCAAGACTGCGGTCGTTGCGGGTATGGGGTTGAGGGAATTTCAGGGGATGGGCCGCAGCCGATCCGTGGAGTTACAAACCGTCTGAATAGTCGAAGTGTATTGGGAAAGCAAGCCGTAGAGGGTGAGAGCCCCGTAGGCGAAATGCAGGCGGCTCCATATGGAATTTCCCGAGTAGGCCGGAGCACGTGAAATTCCGGTTGAATCCGGGCCGACCATGGTCCAAGGCTAAATACTGATGGCGACCGATAGCGAAACAGTACCGAGAGGGAAAGGTGAAAAGCACCCCTGGCGGGGAGTGAAAGAGACCTGAACCCGTGTGCCTACAATCAATCGGAGCCGGAAGCGTACGCGAGTGCGTGGAAGGTGACGGTATGCCTTTTGTAAAATGAGCCGGCGAGTCATTTTCAGTAGCGAGGTTAAGGTCCGGAGTGGACTGGAGCCGCAGGGAAACCGAGTCTGAAGAGGGCGATAAGTTTCTGGAAATGAACCCGAAGCCGCACGATCTATCCATGAGCAGGTTGAAGCCCCGGTGAAACGGGGTGGAGGACCGAACCGGTGCCTGTTGAAAAAGTCTCGGATGACTTGTGGATAGGAGTGAAAAGCTAATCGAGTGCGGTGATAGCTGGTTCTCCCCGATATGCATTTAGGTGCAGCCTTATGGATGACAGATGGGGGTAGAGCACTGGATGGACGCGGGGGACTGGGGTCCTACCAAATTCAACCAAACTACGAATACCATCATGTTGGACCATAGGAGTGAGACTACGGGAGAGAAGTTTCGTGGTCGTGAGGGAAACAGCCCAGACCGTCAGCTAAGGCCCCAAAGGCTATGCTAAGTGTGGCAAGGATGTGGAAATGCCCGGACAGCCAGGAGGTTGGCTTAGAAGCAGCCATCCTTTAAAGAGTGCGTAACAGCTCACTGGTCGAGGATTTCCGCGCCGAAAATACAGGGGGCTAAGCATAGCGCCGAAGCTGCGGGATTAGTGTTTATGGCACTGATCGGTAGGGGAGCGTTCCATGTGGGGTGAAGTTGTACTGTGAGGTGCGGTGGACTGCATGGAAGTGAGAATGCCGGCATGAGTAGCGCAAAGTATGTGAGAAACATACTCACCGGAAGCCCAAGGGTTCCTGGGGAAGGCTAATCCACCCAGGGTAAGGCGGGACCTAAGGCGAGGCCGAAAGGCGTAGTTGATGGACAGCAGGTTGATATTCCTGCCCCGCGCCGGGCCGTTTGACTGAAGGGGTGACGCAGGAAGCTAGGTGGACCTGGGTGATGGAAGTCCCGGGCCAAGGGAGTAGGTATGTTCCGTAGGGAAAACCGCGGAGCTGAGCCGAGACCTGACGGGGAGTCTCCGTAAAGGAGATGAAGCCATTGACGCTCGACTGCCGAGAAAAGCCTCTAGGGAGGCCTGAGCGAGCTCGTACCCGAGACCGACACAGGTGGGCTGGCTGAACAGGCTAAGGTGAGCGGGATAACTCTCGTTAAGGAACTCTGCAAGTTGACCCCGTAACTTCGGGAGAAGGGGTGCCTCTCAGGTGAAGACAAAGCTGTTGGAGCTGAGAGAGGTCGCAGAAACCAGGCTCAGGCGACTGTTTACTAAAAACACAGGTCTCTGCGTAAGGCGCAAGCCGAAGTATAGGGACTGACACCTGCCCGGTGCTGGAAGGTTAAATGGAGAGGTTAGTCGCGAGGCGAAGCTTTGAAATGAAGCCCCAGTAAACGGCGGCCGTAACTATAACGGTCCTAAGGTAGCGAAATTCCTTGTCGGGTAAGTTCCGACCTGCACGAATGGTGTAACGATCTGAGCGCTGTCTCGACGGGAGACCCGGTGAAATTGTGGTCCTGGTAAAGACACCAGGTACCTGTGGTGGGACGGAAAGACCCCATGGAGCTTTACTGTAGCCTGGTACTGGATTTTGTCCTATCATGCACAGGATAGGTGGGAGGCGTGGAAGCGAGAGCTTAGGCAATCGTGGAGCCGACGTTGGGATACCACCCTTGATATGATGGAATTCTAACCCCTGGCGTCTGAAGCGGCGGGGGGGACACTGCCAGGTGGGCAGTTTGACTGGGGCGGTCGCCTCCCAAAGAGTAACGGAGGCGCGCGAAGGTCACCTCAGGGCGAATGGAAATCGCCCTAAGAGAGCGCAAGCGTATAAGGTGGCTTGACTGAGAGACCGACGGGTCGAACAGGGACGAAAGTCGGTGCTAGTGATCCGGCGGTTCCGAATGGAAGGGCCGTCGCTCAACGGATAAAAGCTACCCTGGGGATAACAGGCTGATCTTGCCCGAGAGTTCCCATCGACGGCAAGGTTTGGCACCTCGATGTCGGCTCGTCGCATCCTGGGGCTGAAGCAGGTCCCAAGGGTTGGTCTGTTCGCCCATTAAAGCGGTACGTGAGCTGGGTTTAGAACGTCGTGAGACAGTTCGGTCCCTATCCACCACGGGCGTAGGGTATTTGAGGAGATCTGCTTCTAGTACGAGAGGACCGAAGTGGACGAACCGCTGGTGTACCGGTTGTGACGCCAGTTGCATACGCCGGGTAGCTATGTTCGGCACGGATAACCGCTGAAGGCATCTAAGCGGGAAGCCGCCTTCAAGATGAGATACCCCATTCCGTAAAGGAAGTAAGGCGTCCTGGAGAATACAGGATACATAGGCCGGAGGTGTACGCCCTGAGAGGGGTTGAGCTGACCGGTACTAATACGCCGAGGCCTTTTCCTCGAAATTCAGTTTTTCTTCTTAGGATGAAGGAGTCAAGTACATGGGGATATAAGGATTGGATTTCCGGTGGTCATAGCGGAGGGGTCACACCCGGATCCATGCCGAACCCGGCAGTTAAGCCCTTCAGCGCCGATGGTACTGCGGAGGCTATTCGTGGGAGAGTAGGACGCTGCCGGAAGTCCAATTTTAATAGTTCAGGAAATGAAAGAGGATATTGAGAAGCGGGGAGTTTCCGGCACATGCCGGGATCTCCCCGCTTTTTTCGTGTCCATCACTTTTGGTTGTCATCCGCAGCGAAGCGGAGAGGCCGCTTTTGGCTGTCATCCTGAGGCCGTGGGGGGCGGCCCCTGCTGTCAGGGGCCCTTGTTGTAATGACCCTGCTGTCATCCTGAGGCCGTGGTCATGGCCGGAGGATCTTGCCCTTGTTTGTCATCCTGAGGCCGTGGGGGCCGGCCCTTGCTGTCAGGGGCCCTTGTTGTAATGACCCTGCTGTCATCCTGAGGCCGTGGTCATGGCCGGAGGATCTTGCCCTTGTTTGTCATCCTGAGGGTTGTACTACCACCCGAAGGATCTGGTTTTTGCTCCTGAAGGGCCTTAAAATCGAGGTCCATTCGGCCATTAACCCGGCCTCAGGACGACAAGGCGAGGGCAAACCCGAGGTCCTCCCCCTTCGGGGATGCTGCGCGATCGGGCGTGAACCCGACCTCAGGACGACAAGGCGAGGCCCTCCCCTCGCTATGCTCGGGATGCTGCGCGATCGGGCGTGGAGCCGCCCTCAGGACGACAGGCAAGGGCCATCTGGTTTTGTCAATGCAAATCTGACCACCAGGGATAGGCGAATTTTGACCACCCCGGTCATCCTGAGCGAAGCGAAGGATCCCAGTTAGGTGTGGGCCCAGCATTTTTCGTCCTTCTCCCAGAACGTCCCTGCGTCTTGTTTTACAGAAAAGCCCGAACCTGTCCGGTCCGGGCTTTTCTGCTAGCTATCCGGAACAGAATCAAACGTTACTTTCTTGCATCTTCGGCGGATTTCAGAAGTTCATCAACAACCGCGTCCCCGACATTTTTACGGATCAGCTTTTCCGTTTCCGCTGCGGCCTTTTTAAGTTCCGCCTGAAGGGCGGGATCAAGATCGATGACGGTTATGCCGGTACCTCGGAGGGAGGTCAGCATGGCGTCATTCTTGGCTTTCGCGAGGTTGAAGAGGTAATCCGCAGTCTCCTTCATGCTTTCGTCGATTATAGCCTTATATTCAGCAGGCATGCTCTCGTAAATGCCCTTGTTGATGTTGATGCTCAGAATGAACGCGATATGGTGGGTATTGATGAGAAATTTCTGGACCTCGTAGAATTTGCTGGACCAGATGATTTCATAGGGATTTTCCTGGGCATCCACCGTATTCTGCTGCAGGGCCACATAGAGTTCAGCGAAGCTCAGCGGAGTCGGGTTGGCACCGAGAGCCTTCCAGAAGGCCATGTGGTATTCGTTCTCCATGGTGCGGATCTTGAGACCGCTGAAGTCGGCGAGGCTTTTAATGGGCCTGTTGGTTGTCGTCTCGCGGTAATAGATAGGTTCAAAAAGGAGCAGCTTGAGGCCTGCCCTGTCGTACCACTCTTCGAGTTTTGCCCGGAACGGTCCGGAAAGGGCTTTTCTCGCCACGTCCATGTTTTCGTACAGCATGGGGATGTCAAAAATGGCAAGCTCCGGGATAAATCCTACCTGGGGAGCGGTGGTCTGGGAGACCATGGCGATGTCGCCCAGCTGGCATCCTTCGAGAATCTCCCGGTCGCCGCCGAGCTGATTGTCGAGGTAAATCTGCACTTTGATCTTTCCGTTGGTCTTCTTTTCGATGAGTTCCTTGATCTTTTCCGTTGCCAGAGCTCTCGGGGTTTCACCGGTGGAAGGATAGGCCCCCGCCAGCTGCAGTGTATACTCCTGGGCGGCCACCCGACCTGTGAATCCGAACAGCGCCGTCGCAATAAAAGCGGCTCCCAACAAAAGAGAAACCAACCTGACCTGCTTCATTTGATACCCCTCCTTTTCCATGATTTTGTCCCGGTCCGTTTTTCTAGACCGCCAGAACTGCCATTTTCAGAACAGGAAGTGCGTATTTTTTATCATTTCACCTCCCCTGCGGACGTAGAAATATCGCTTCGTCCCGGATTGTCAAAAACGCCGGAGGTACTTCCCGGTCTTACAGAAACACGAGGCTCATCTGGGGAATAAAAGTGATCAGGAGAAGGGCGACGATAAAGGCGATGATGAAAGGTATGGCCTTGATGCCCACTTTCATTACCTGTTCCTGGATGAGCGGCGCTGCAACGAAAAGATCGACCCCGAACGGCGGGGTCGCCATGCCGATGGCGAGGTTGACCACCATGATGACTCCCAGATGGATGGGGTTTATGCCCAGGGCTGTAGCGGAAGCGAGCATCATTGGGGCGAGAATGGCAATGGCCGGTCCCACGTCCATGAACATGCCCATCAGCATAAGAATAGCGTTCAGGGCTATGAGGAAAACATACCTGTTCCCCGCGAAATAGCTGAGGATAAAGTCCCGGAGGGCGACGGGCGCCTGAAGCAGGGCCAGCACCCGTCCGAAGACTATTGCCAGGGAGAGGAGCACGACGATGGGAGCGTAGGATTTGACGGTGTCGGTCAGGACGGATCCCAGCTCTCTGAACGACAGGCTTCTGTAAATGAAAAGGCACACGAGGAGCGCGTAAAACACGGAGACAGCGGCAGCTTCCGTGGGGGTTACTATTCCGCTGTATATCCCGCCGAGAATGATCACCGGCGTGAGAAGCGCCCAGAAGCTTTCCTTGAAAAGGGACAGAACTCCCTCCGACCGGAGAGATTTCACCTTCTCGGCAATTTTCTCCCTGTCTTCACCGTGCACCTTGGCGTAGAAAAAGGCGTACCCCATGAGACTGAGGCCGA from Aminivibrio sp. encodes:
- a CDS encoding TRAP transporter substrate-binding protein, which codes for MKQVRLVSLLLGAAFIATALFGFTGRVAAQEYTLQLAGAYPSTGETPRALATEKIKELIEKKTNGKIKVQIYLDNQLGGDREILEGCQLGDIAMVSQTTAPQVGFIPELAIFDIPMLYENMDVARKALSGPFRAKLEEWYDRAGLKLLLFEPIYYRETTTNRPIKSLADFSGLKIRTMENEYHMAFWKALGANPTPLSFAELYVALQQNTVDAQENPYEIIWSSKFYEVQKFLINTHHIAFILSININKGIYESMPAEYKAIIDESMKETADYLFNLAKAKNDAMLTSLRGTGITVIDLDPALQAELKKAAAETEKLIRKNVGDAVVDELLKSAEDARK
- a CDS encoding TRAP transporter large permease, whose product is MVLTLFLILLAGLALGIPIAVALGFATIFPGLTTPGFPASLAYVVRNIVSALDSTPMLAIPLFILSGNIMTKGKISDKLFNFFAFFIGNFPAGIPMTAIVTCLFYGAISGSGVATTAAVGGMAIPFLVSLGYDKVYSAALVATAGSLGVIIPPSIPFVTYGVVTGVSIGSLFIAGIIPGLVIGLSLMGYAFFYAKVHGEDREKIAEKVKSLRSEGVLSLFKESFWALLTPVIILGGIYSGIVTPTEAAAVSVFYALLVCLFIYRSLSFRELGSVLTDTVKSYAPIVVLLSLAIVFGRVLALLQAPVALRDFILSYFAGNRYVFLIALNAILMLMGMFMDVGPAIAILAPMMLASATALGINPIHLGVIMVVNLAIGMATPPFGVDLFVAAPLIQEQVMKVGIKAIPFIIAFIVALLLITFIPQMSLVFL